A single region of the Dryobates pubescens isolate bDryPub1 chromosome 11, bDryPub1.pri, whole genome shotgun sequence genome encodes:
- the FUBP1 gene encoding far upstream element-binding protein 1, which translates to MADYSTVPPPASGAPGGGGGGGGGVNDAFKDALQRARQIAAKIGGDAGTSMNSNDYGYGGQKRPLEDGDGSWTSPSSTTHWEGMPSPFKDQPDAKKVAPQNDSFGNQLPPMHQQQRSVMTEEYKVPDGMVGFIIGRGGEQISRIQQESGCKIQIAPDSGGLPERSCMLTGTPESVQSAKRLLDQIVEKGRPAPGFHHGDGPGNAVQEIMIPASKAGLVIGKGGETIKQLQERAGVKMVMIQDGPQNTGADKPLRITGDPYKVQQAKEMVLELIRDQGGFREVRNEYGSRIGGNEGIDVPIPRFAVGIVIGRNGEMIKKIQNDAGVRIQFKPDDGTTPDRIAQITGPPDRCQHAAEIITDLLRSVQAGNPGGPGPGGRGRGRGQGNWNMGPPGGLQEFNFIVPTGKTGLIIGKGGETIKSISQQSGARIELQRNPPPNADPNMKMFTIRGTPQQIDYARQLIEEKIGGPVNPLGPPVPHGPHGVVPGPHGPPGPPGPGAPMGPYNPAPYNPGPPGPAPHGPPAPYAPQGWGNAYPHWQPPNPPDPGKPGTDPNSAAWAAYYAHYYQQQAQPPPAAPPGGPATTQTNGQGDQPNPAPAGQVDYTKAWEEYYKKMGQAVPAPAGAPPGGQPDYSAAWAEYYRQQAAYYAQTSPQGMPQHPPAPQCRFDPASIELAL; encoded by the exons ATGGCGGACTATTCCACGGTGCCCCCTCCTGCTTCGGGCGCGCCCGGGGGAGGCGGcggtggaggtggaggagtgAACGATGCCTTTAAAGACGCGCTGCAGAGGGCTaggcag ATTGCAGCAAAAATTGGAGGAGATGCTGGCACATCAATGAATTCAAATGACTACGGTTATGGAGGACAAAAAAGACCTCTTGAGGATGGAG ATGGCTCTTGGACAAGTCCGAGCAGTACAACACACTGGGAGGGAATGCCCTCTCCTTTTAAAG ATCAACCAGATGCTAAGAAAGTTGCTCCTCAGAATGACT CTTTTGGAAATCAGCTACCACCGATGCATCAACAACAGAG gtctgtgatgacagagGAGTACAAAGTTCCCGATGGGATGGTTGGATTCA taATTGGCAGAGGTGGAGAACAGATCTCACGCATACAGCAAGAGTCTGGCTGTAAAATACAGATTGCACCTG ATAGTGGAGGCCTGCCTGAAAGATCATGTATGCTAACTGGAACACCAGAGTCTGTTCA ATCAGCAAAAAGATTACTTGATCAGATAGTTGAAAAGGGAAGGCCTGCACCTGGCTTTCATCATGGTGATGGACCTGGAAATGCAGTCCAAGAAATTATGATTCCAGCAAGTAAAGCAGGATTAGTTATTGGAAAAGGTGGAGAGACAATTAAACAATTACAG GAACGGGCAGGTGTCAAAATGGTTATGATTCAAGATGGTCCACAGAACACTGGTGCAGATAAGCCCCTTAGGATAACTGGAGACCCTTACAAAGTTCAG CAAGCCAAGGAAATGGTGCTGGAGTTAATTCGTGATCAAGGTGGCTTTAGAGAGGTGCGCAACGAATATGGGTCAAGAATAGGAGGAAATGAAGGGATAGAC GTTCCAATACCACGATTTGCTGTGGGTATTGTAATAGGAAGAAATGGAGAGATGATAAAAAAGATTCAAAATGATGCTGGTGTTAGGATCCAATTTAAGCCAG ATGATGGAACAACACCAGATAGAATAGCCCAAATCACAGGGCCTCCTGACAGATGTCAACATGCTGCAGAAATTATTACAGATCTCCTTCGAAGTGTTCAG GCTGGtaaccctggtggaccaggacctgGTGGTCGAGGAAGGGGTAGAGGCCAAGGCAACTGGAACATGGGGCCTCCTGGTGGATTACAGGaattcaactttattgttcctaCTGGCAAAACTGGATTAATCATTGGCAAAG GTGGCGAGACTATTAAAAGCATAAGCCAACAGTCTGGTGCTAGGATAGAACTTCAAAGAAATCCTCCACCCAATGCGGATCCAAACATGAAGATGTTTACTATCCGTGGAACACCCCAGCAAATAGATTATGCAAGACAGCTTATAGAAGAAAAGATTGGA GGTCCAGTAAATCCATTGGGTCCACCTGTTCCCCATGGACCCCATGGTGTTGTTCCTGGCCCACATGGACCTCCTGGGCCACCAGGTCCTGGTGCTCCTATGGGACCATATAACCCAGCTCCTTATAATCCAGGgcctcctggccctgcaccTCA TGGTCCTCCAGCTCCCTATGCTCCACAAGGATGGGGAAATGCATATCCACACTGGCAGCCACCAAATCCACCAGATCCTG GTAAGCCAGGAACAGATCCCAACTCAGCGGCTTGGGCAGCTTATTATGCTCACTACTAtcagcagcaagcacagccaccacctgcagcccctcctggtGGGCCAGCTACAACCCAAACTAATGGACAAG GAGATCAACCAaatccagcaccagcagggcaggttgaCTATACAAAGGCCTGGGAGGAATACTACAAAAAAATGG GTCAAGCagttcctgcccctgctggggctcctcCAGGTGGTCAACCAGATTACAGTGCGGCATGGGCAGAGTACTACAGGCAACAGGCAGCGTATTACGCCCAGACAAGTCCACAGGGAATGCCACAACATCCTCCAGCACCACAG TGCAGGTTTGATCCAGCCAGTATAGAACTAGCTCTGTAG